One Mucilaginibacter ginkgonis genomic region harbors:
- a CDS encoding glycosyltransferase family 2 protein — protein MIKASFIIVNYNRKQELLITIAKTLEVIGNDLSLYEIIIVDNASTDGSRDAIKEQFPNIILIENLVNTGAPAWNLGFAIAKGKYFIILDDDSQLDSGLNGALSFLDSQPHVGVLALNITGGAFQTNHWNDCGEYAGFIGCGAIIKKELYDKIGGYADWIFLYTNEYEYGIRCLNAGYKILFYKDCHVTHRTSSINRSNQRLITFSVRNEMAIVFKYFSKKHRNLYLTRVFLNNLKGIFKYGLKSVSWYVTALKEFHKIKTTLVHTPVKPEVEKFYSEDVWSTKKFAKII, from the coding sequence ATGATCAAAGCATCCTTCATTATAGTTAACTATAATCGCAAACAAGAATTGTTAATCACTATTGCTAAGACATTAGAGGTTATAGGAAATGATTTATCTCTATATGAAATAATTATAGTTGATAACGCTTCAACGGACGGAAGCAGGGATGCTATAAAAGAGCAGTTCCCAAATATAATTCTTATAGAAAATCTTGTTAATACAGGTGCCCCGGCTTGGAACCTTGGGTTCGCAATTGCAAAAGGCAAATATTTTATTATCCTTGACGATGACAGCCAGTTAGATAGCGGGCTTAACGGCGCGCTTTCATTTTTAGATAGTCAGCCCCATGTAGGCGTACTGGCACTTAACATAACCGGAGGGGCTTTTCAAACCAATCATTGGAATGATTGTGGCGAATATGCTGGTTTTATAGGATGCGGGGCAATAATCAAAAAAGAACTCTATGATAAAATTGGAGGCTACGCTGACTGGATATTTTTGTATACAAATGAATATGAATATGGTATAAGGTGCTTAAATGCAGGCTATAAAATTTTATTCTACAAAGACTGCCACGTTACTCACCGCACAAGTAGTATTAATCGCAGCAATCAGCGCCTTATAACATTTTCCGTACGCAATGAGATGGCTATTGTGTTCAAATATTTTAGCAAAAAACACCGCAATTTATACTTAACGAGGGTTTTTCTTAATAATCTAAAGGGAATTTTTAAATATGGCTTAAAATCCGTTAGCTGGTATGTTACTGCTCTAAAAGAATTTCATAAAATAAAAACGACTCTTGTACATACACCTGTAAAACCAGAAGTGGAGAAATTTTACAGCGAAGACGTGTGGTCCACTAAAAAATTTGCTAAGATAATTTAA
- a CDS encoding glycosyltransferase family protein, translating to MTYVLRLKKSKVIHMLYDLFPDALEVSFSLDENSSKSKLIGRLFKQSQKLCEATIYLGSFLQWHAEKRWGKAHISEVIDISTDLSNYLTPNIYNTEDKKLIIHYGGQLGHLHDAQAIIDAVKFLKNSDLGQFVEFVFYVSDAQAAYLESSLEGCQVTVLSAVPSRQWREDISNFHIGLVSLSSGGASVCLPSKSYAMMAGGLAILAICPLWSDLARMVNELDSGWVVNNALYTKRSDLETPDYLNNIKKERSKALLCQDFYGKVKMIYQNPHELMNKRENAYYGIRKHFDIEHLSCKWSEVLQRVQQNTYLKAG from the coding sequence ATGACCTATGTTTTGAGGTTAAAGAAAAGCAAAGTAATTCATATGTTATATGATCTCTTTCCGGATGCGCTTGAAGTGTCTTTTTCTCTCGACGAAAATTCATCTAAGTCTAAACTCATTGGCAGACTTTTCAAGCAAAGTCAAAAGCTCTGTGAAGCGACGATTTACCTGGGTTCTTTTTTACAATGGCATGCGGAGAAGAGATGGGGTAAAGCACACATTTCTGAAGTTATAGACATTTCTACTGATTTGTCAAATTATTTAACGCCGAATATTTACAATACAGAAGATAAAAAACTGATTATACATTACGGTGGACAGCTAGGACATCTTCATGACGCGCAGGCCATTATCGACGCGGTAAAATTTCTTAAAAATTCTGATCTAGGTCAGTTTGTGGAGTTTGTTTTTTATGTAAGTGACGCACAGGCTGCGTATTTGGAATCGTCGCTTGAAGGATGTCAGGTAACTGTTTTGTCAGCAGTTCCAAGCCGTCAGTGGAGGGAAGATATCAGTAATTTTCATATTGGGCTTGTTTCGTTGAGTTCTGGCGGTGCCAGCGTTTGCCTTCCCAGCAAATCATATGCAATGATGGCCGGCGGACTTGCCATTCTAGCTATATGTCCGTTATGGTCGGACTTGGCGCGTATGGTAAATGAGCTTGATAGCGGTTGGGTGGTTAACAATGCATTGTATACCAAGCGAAGCGATCTGGAAACGCCGGATTATCTAAATAATATCAAAAAGGAACGTAGTAAAGCATTGCTTTGCCAGGATTTCTATGGTAAGGTAAAGATGATTTATCAAAATCCTCACGAGTTGATGAATAAACGTGAAAATGCTTATTACGGAATAAGAAAACATTTTGATATAGAGCATCTGAGTTGCAAATGGAGCGAAGTATTACAGAGGGTTCAACAAAATACATATTTAAAGGCAGGGTAA
- a CDS encoding glycosyltransferase family 2 protein yields the protein MKASFVIVNYNRKDELLFTLKSTKELIRNTDYEIVVVDNASTDGSADAVREAYPDVVLLINSVNTGAPAWNLGFKAAKGDYFVILDDDSHIEYGLEEALNYMDANKDVGVLALNVVTGPYTSEMWDWKDGQDTVGFIGCGAILRKDTYYKIGGYADWIFLYVNEWEYGLRCIDAGYSVKFFEDSKVIHRASSINRSSKRLRIFVTQHELGIVYKFFSVKRNKYLLRVMINNLKIIKHGDFKNAWYNLIGISKFFSLAKKLSYTPVSPEAQQLFVENFQITKKSAFGFLLGK from the coding sequence ATGAAAGCCTCATTTGTAATTGTCAACTATAACAGAAAAGATGAACTCCTTTTCACACTCAAAAGTACAAAAGAGCTAATTAGAAACACTGATTACGAGATTGTAGTCGTAGATAACGCCTCTACAGACGGCAGTGCTGATGCTGTGCGAGAGGCATATCCAGATGTGGTGTTGCTCATAAATTCTGTTAACACGGGAGCACCGGCCTGGAACCTGGGATTTAAGGCGGCCAAAGGCGACTACTTTGTAATTCTAGATGATGATAGCCACATAGAATATGGTTTAGAAGAAGCGCTGAATTACATGGATGCCAATAAAGATGTTGGTGTCTTAGCCTTAAATGTAGTAACAGGGCCCTATACCAGCGAGATGTGGGATTGGAAAGATGGCCAAGACACTGTCGGGTTTATAGGATGCGGCGCCATCTTGAGAAAAGATACATATTATAAAATTGGCGGATATGCTGATTGGATATTCCTTTACGTCAACGAATGGGAGTATGGGCTCCGTTGTATTGATGCCGGATACAGTGTTAAATTTTTTGAAGATAGCAAGGTCATACACCGCGCCAGCAGTATTAACAGGTCGTCTAAGAGATTAAGAATTTTCGTCACCCAGCATGAACTCGGCATAGTTTATAAGTTTTTTTCTGTTAAAAGAAATAAATATTTATTAAGAGTAATGATCAATAATCTTAAAATAATCAAACATGGCGATTTTAAAAACGCTTGGTACAATTTAATTGGGATTTCAAAGTTCTTCAGCCTTGCAAAGAAACTTTCTTACACGCCAGTCTCTCCCGAAGCACAGCAATTGTTTGTAGAAAATTTTCAAATAACCAAAAAATCGGCGTTCGGCTTTTTACTTGGTAAATAA
- a CDS encoding glycosyltransferase family 4 protein, translating to MERSFCRVIYDTCIFNVQKVGGISVVFCELINRLKQDNRLSINFLINGAPWKNLFFSDASAGVTELSEFPVTTVLLPFFPLLKLLPSNVIFHSTYQRYCLQSNVLNVLTIHDLGYEKGIMRRGIKRRIHLLFKGIAIKRAHAIVCVSANTKKDLIKFYPYCRFGKEVRVIHNGVHKIFLNARSSPTVLIGRPYLLYVGARFGYKNFKNAVLAAVDVPDFDLRICGGGHLTSAELRYLERLLPGRFFFYPDIATDALRDMYSDAFCLLYLSDYEGFGIPILEAMACKCPVIALNNSSIPEISGGAALLIDDSTPVAVKKAISLLDNDDYRQGLINKGLAHARKFTWEKAASEMADLYLYLKQQHK from the coding sequence TTGGAAAGATCCTTTTGCAGAGTTATTTACGACACCTGCATTTTTAACGTTCAGAAAGTTGGGGGCATTTCGGTTGTTTTTTGTGAATTAATAAATCGCTTAAAACAGGATAACCGACTTTCAATTAATTTTTTGATCAATGGCGCTCCGTGGAAGAATCTTTTTTTCAGCGATGCATCTGCAGGCGTAACGGAATTAAGCGAATTTCCAGTTACTACCGTTCTATTGCCTTTTTTTCCGTTGCTAAAATTGCTGCCGTCCAATGTAATATTTCATAGCACTTATCAGCGCTATTGCTTACAAAGCAATGTTTTAAATGTACTTACTATACACGATCTGGGTTACGAAAAGGGGATTATGCGACGCGGGATCAAGCGTCGCATCCACCTTTTATTTAAAGGTATCGCCATTAAACGAGCGCATGCGATTGTTTGCGTTTCTGCCAACACCAAAAAGGATCTGATTAAATTTTACCCTTATTGTCGCTTTGGAAAAGAGGTGCGGGTAATTCACAATGGTGTTCATAAAATTTTTCTAAACGCGAGATCTTCTCCAACTGTACTAATTGGCAGGCCTTATTTGCTATACGTTGGTGCGCGTTTCGGCTATAAAAATTTTAAAAATGCTGTTTTGGCAGCCGTCGATGTTCCTGATTTTGATCTGAGGATTTGCGGAGGCGGTCACTTAACTTCAGCTGAGCTCAGATATCTGGAGCGATTACTTCCCGGAAGATTCTTTTTCTACCCGGATATAGCTACTGATGCACTACGGGACATGTACAGCGATGCATTCTGTTTGCTTTATCTGTCAGATTACGAAGGGTTTGGAATACCAATACTTGAGGCGATGGCTTGCAAATGCCCAGTGATAGCTCTTAATAATTCCAGCATCCCGGAAATTTCGGGTGGAGCCGCCCTCTTGATCGATGATAGTACGCCTGTTGCTGTCAAAAAGGCAATAAGTTTATTAGACAACGACGATTACCGACAGGGTCTGATTAATAAAGGTCTTGCTCATGCACGGAAATTCACTTGGGAAAAGGCAGCATCTGAAATGGCAGATCTTTACCTATATTTAAAACAACAACATAAATGA
- a CDS encoding helix-turn-helix domain-containing protein: MAANRIKSGISQTDLGTLLGLSQNAVSKLELKYTKITVEVFLRYCNAINIDAMEILKQVEAISG, translated from the coding sequence ATGGCAGCTAATCGAATAAAATCTGGCATATCACAAACAGATTTAGGGACGCTCCTAGGTTTATCGCAAAATGCTGTAAGTAAATTGGAGCTTAAGTATACTAAGATTACTGTCGAAGTCTTTCTCCGGTATTGTAACGCAATTAATATAGATGCTATGGAGATCTTGAAACAAGTGGAAGCTATAAGCGGATAA
- the glf gene encoding UDP-galactopyranose mutase, producing MKEYDYLIVGAGLYGAVFACEAFKRGKRCLVLDKRSHIAGNIYTEDIEGIKVHKYGAHIFHTNNRVLWDYVNGYAEFNRYTNSPLANYKGELFNMPFNMNTFHALWNVKKPDEAKKIIDSQVRSLNIQHPRNLEEQALSMVGYDVYEKLIKGYTEKQWGRKATELPAFIIKRLPVRYTFDNNYFNDRYQGIPIGGYTKIVDKLLSGVEVRLETDYLDDRHHWNNLAECVVYTGMIDQFFNYCFGILEYRSLFFEHEVLDCENYQGNAVVNYTDVETPFTRIIEHKHFEFGNQTKTVITKEYPKQWKVGDEPYYPVNDDVNNLLFQRYKNLAQGHPNIIFGGRLGGYKYYDMHQVIAIALKKIAQIFDEKIPQIDE from the coding sequence GTGAAGGAATACGATTATTTAATTGTTGGCGCGGGACTGTATGGGGCTGTTTTCGCATGTGAGGCTTTTAAACGAGGCAAGAGGTGTCTGGTCTTGGACAAAAGAAGCCATATCGCCGGGAACATTTATACAGAGGATATAGAAGGCATTAAAGTTCACAAGTATGGCGCCCACATCTTCCATACGAATAACCGTGTGCTTTGGGACTATGTAAACGGCTATGCTGAATTCAACAGGTATACGAACTCTCCTCTGGCAAATTACAAAGGTGAGTTGTTCAACATGCCTTTTAATATGAACACTTTTCACGCTTTATGGAATGTCAAGAAACCAGATGAAGCCAAAAAAATCATAGATTCCCAGGTACGGTCACTCAATATTCAACACCCACGTAACCTTGAAGAGCAAGCGCTATCAATGGTTGGTTATGACGTTTATGAGAAGCTTATTAAAGGTTATACTGAAAAGCAATGGGGAAGGAAAGCTACTGAATTGCCAGCTTTCATAATTAAGCGGCTTCCGGTCAGATATACCTTTGATAATAATTATTTTAATGATCGGTATCAGGGGATTCCAATTGGCGGTTATACCAAAATAGTCGACAAACTTCTGTCAGGAGTTGAAGTCAGACTGGAAACCGACTATCTCGATGATAGACACCATTGGAACAACCTAGCAGAATGCGTTGTGTATACCGGAATGATTGATCAATTTTTTAATTATTGTTTTGGGATCTTGGAATATCGCAGTTTGTTTTTCGAGCACGAAGTGCTAGACTGTGAGAATTATCAAGGAAACGCAGTTGTCAATTATACAGATGTTGAAACGCCCTTCACCAGGATAATCGAACATAAACATTTCGAATTCGGAAACCAGACAAAAACGGTTATAACCAAAGAGTATCCGAAACAATGGAAAGTCGGCGACGAGCCTTATTATCCTGTAAATGATGATGTAAATAACCTACTCTTTCAACGCTATAAAAATCTGGCGCAGGGCCACCCCAATATAATTTTTGGCGGAAGGCTTGGTGGCTATAAGTATTATGATATGCATCAGGTTATCGCCATTGCCTTAAAAAAGATAGCACAGATATTTGATGAGAAAATTCCGCAAATCGATGAATAA
- a CDS encoding O-antigen polymerase: MYIAAFSLPFAVYTLQWSTIYPALTNQLLYFYLFTFTVCLILGSLIQISVPFKYIQIKPSSNNSKVLFLLYLLYLIESLYSKQVPLLQIASGSFEYSEYSFGIPVLHTFLISFNTFYAIYTFHQYISSRRTHLILTFILAIFPFFLLVTRSSILHVLLGSFFVYLLSRPNLSIRIVLKSAIAILIVLFLFGMLGDIRSKSEDSSYIARISGGTEQFLNSSVPKQYYWSYLYIASPVANLQNNINFTSAPEGDYRSMIVNEFVPTFLTKFTFHTEERHFNQINPFLNVGTIYVYCFSDLRWKGMLMMFVYFVTIINLYYIFLIKSERYRVSGLAILCNIIVFANFHNTISYSVISLQLVYPIIFSMNRLVKNRHIQQFQKMD, translated from the coding sequence ATGTACATCGCGGCATTTTCATTGCCTTTTGCTGTCTATACATTGCAGTGGTCCACTATCTATCCGGCGTTAACAAACCAATTGCTTTATTTCTATTTATTTACATTTACTGTTTGTCTAATTCTCGGATCCTTAATACAAATATCCGTCCCTTTTAAATATATACAGATCAAACCTTCGTCTAATAACAGTAAGGTTTTATTTTTATTATACCTCCTTTATTTAATAGAATCATTGTATTCGAAGCAGGTTCCTTTACTGCAAATAGCTTCCGGCAGCTTCGAATATTCAGAATATTCTTTTGGTATCCCGGTCCTTCATACATTTCTTATATCGTTTAATACCTTTTACGCTATCTATACGTTTCATCAGTATATTTCCTCCCGAAGAACCCATTTAATATTAACTTTTATACTTGCAATATTCCCATTCTTCTTACTCGTGACCAGATCGAGTATATTACATGTGCTATTGGGTTCTTTCTTTGTCTACTTGCTTAGTCGTCCGAATTTATCGATACGAATCGTTTTAAAAAGTGCAATCGCAATTTTAATTGTGTTATTTTTATTTGGGATGCTGGGGGATATACGTTCTAAAAGCGAAGATTCCTCATATATCGCTAGAATCTCGGGCGGGACAGAGCAGTTCTTGAACAGTTCCGTTCCTAAGCAATACTACTGGTCATATTTATATATAGCTTCACCTGTAGCTAATCTTCAAAACAACATCAATTTTACTTCTGCGCCAGAAGGAGATTACAGGAGTATGATTGTCAACGAATTTGTTCCGACCTTTCTCACCAAATTCACTTTTCATACAGAAGAAAGGCACTTTAATCAAATCAATCCTTTTCTTAACGTCGGAACGATATATGTTTACTGTTTTTCCGATCTGAGATGGAAAGGAATGTTAATGATGTTTGTGTACTTTGTTACCATTATCAATTTATACTATATCTTCCTTATTAAAAGTGAACGTTATCGTGTTAGCGGCCTTGCTATTCTTTGCAATATTATAGTGTTTGCCAATTTTCATAACACGATATCTTATTCGGTAATCAGTCTTCAACTTGTTTATCCTATTATTTTTTCAATGAACCGGTTAGTCAAAAACCGCCATATACAGCAATTCCAAAAGATGGATTAA
- a CDS encoding SLBB domain-containing protein, with protein sequence MRKFRKSMNKKMLNKMLRVCVCILSIAGFGSNVYSQTKFLGKKVDQLSDAQVKVLIQQATNAGRSTDAQIAQFGVSQGLDVTETSTLTQRIHTIRTANGTSSFVEPRSNLFDSVSNHASANVRPKSNQLRIFGEDLFSSSGTITFEPNLRIATPQNYVIGPDDQILIDISGDNEANYNLRVSPEGSVNLQYVGIINIGGLTIEEARSRIKGVMSKTYSGLVSGKTKLAVNIGNIRSIKVTIVGEAVKPGSYTVSSLSTAFNVLYLSGGPNQNGSFRMIQLIRNGKVVSTIDIYDFLLNGIQKNLRLQDQDVLNIPVYKVRAAISGEVKRPAYYEILGKENLDDLINFAGSFSSEAYTSGVKVIQNTTRERRILDISSNHFNDYFPQNGDSVTVDKILNRFENRVSIEGAVFRPGKYAMEQGLTLKKLLAKADGLREDAFLNRGYINRLNADNTGSLLSFDVKRISNGTDPDILLQREDQVIISSIFDLRDEYTINIQGQVRSPGTFKYREGQDLGSIIQEAGGFKDGATPNRIEVARRIQNSNPMVKTSPAAQIFVVNVDEGLHLSGNQFRLEPFDIVSVRSAEGFQIQKTILIQGEVRFPGNYAVRNNNDKISDILRRAGGLTASAFPAGASLQRINKAGNSKNGRDIDTASFESEKQRNLRRLAMSQRERDSATLVNNNVDIYKSDFVGIDLTKIIKDSTSRDNLLVEDGDIIIIPRQYEIVSISGSVLRPINVIYKRGKSMNQYINESGGFTENANRHGAYIVYPNGSVRATKKFLFFYNYPSVKPGSEIFVPKRALKVPLGIQGLIGISTALASLAVIIITLFRK encoded by the coding sequence ATGAGAAAATTCCGCAAATCGATGAATAAGAAAATGTTAAACAAAATGCTGCGTGTTTGCGTCTGTATACTTAGCATCGCCGGGTTTGGAAGTAATGTCTATTCACAGACGAAGTTTTTAGGAAAAAAGGTAGATCAGTTGTCAGATGCACAAGTAAAAGTACTGATACAGCAAGCGACAAACGCCGGCAGGTCTACGGATGCTCAAATCGCACAGTTTGGTGTAAGCCAGGGCTTGGATGTTACGGAAACTTCCACACTTACCCAACGCATACACACCATTCGCACCGCAAACGGGACTTCCAGCTTTGTTGAGCCAAGATCGAATCTTTTCGACTCAGTAAGCAACCACGCGTCGGCCAATGTAAGGCCTAAAAGTAACCAACTTCGCATTTTTGGGGAAGACCTTTTTTCAAGTAGCGGCACCATAACCTTTGAGCCAAATTTACGTATTGCGACTCCGCAAAATTATGTAATCGGACCGGATGACCAGATTTTGATTGACATTTCAGGCGATAATGAAGCAAATTACAATCTGAGAGTGTCTCCGGAAGGGAGTGTTAATTTACAATATGTTGGGATCATAAACATTGGCGGACTAACCATCGAAGAAGCCCGCTCGAGAATCAAGGGCGTGATGTCCAAGACCTATTCGGGGCTTGTTTCGGGTAAAACAAAATTAGCGGTAAATATAGGCAATATCAGAAGTATAAAAGTAACCATTGTTGGGGAAGCGGTTAAACCTGGTTCTTATACTGTTTCATCATTGTCAACGGCGTTTAATGTGCTTTATTTATCGGGAGGTCCTAATCAAAACGGCTCTTTTCGAATGATACAATTGATTCGAAATGGAAAAGTCGTCTCAACGATTGATATATATGATTTTTTGCTTAACGGAATTCAAAAAAATTTAAGGCTTCAGGATCAAGATGTTCTTAATATTCCGGTCTACAAGGTAAGAGCAGCGATTAGTGGTGAAGTGAAGCGTCCAGCCTACTACGAGATTCTAGGGAAAGAAAATTTGGATGACCTTATTAATTTTGCAGGAAGTTTTTCAAGTGAGGCTTATACCTCCGGTGTTAAAGTTATTCAAAATACTACCCGAGAACGCAGGATACTTGATATCTCATCAAATCATTTTAACGATTATTTCCCCCAAAATGGAGACTCGGTTACGGTCGACAAGATATTGAACCGATTTGAAAACCGCGTTAGTATCGAAGGGGCTGTATTTCGCCCCGGTAAATATGCGATGGAGCAAGGTCTAACGTTAAAAAAGCTGCTCGCCAAAGCGGATGGTTTAAGGGAAGATGCATTTTTAAACAGGGGGTATATCAATAGGCTTAACGCGGATAATACGGGATCCCTGCTATCATTTGATGTCAAACGGATATCAAATGGAACCGATCCGGATATTTTGTTGCAGCGCGAAGACCAGGTTATTATCTCTTCTATATTTGATCTTAGAGATGAGTATACAATAAACATTCAAGGGCAGGTACGTTCCCCCGGAACATTTAAATATCGCGAGGGACAGGATTTAGGATCAATCATTCAGGAGGCCGGCGGTTTTAAAGATGGTGCAACACCAAATCGTATTGAGGTAGCCAGGCGGATCCAGAACAGTAACCCAATGGTGAAAACATCGCCTGCTGCCCAAATATTCGTCGTAAACGTAGATGAAGGCTTACATCTTTCCGGAAATCAATTCAGGCTTGAGCCTTTTGATATCGTGTCAGTGCGATCAGCTGAAGGCTTTCAGATTCAGAAAACCATTCTGATTCAAGGAGAAGTACGTTTTCCGGGTAACTACGCCGTCAGAAATAACAATGATAAGATCAGTGACATATTAAGGCGGGCCGGTGGCCTTACAGCTTCTGCATTTCCGGCTGGCGCTTCATTGCAAAGAATTAATAAAGCGGGAAATTCTAAAAATGGCCGCGACATAGATACCGCATCATTTGAATCCGAAAAGCAAAGAAATTTAAGAAGATTAGCGATGTCTCAGCGCGAACGCGACTCAGCAACTCTCGTAAATAATAACGTTGATATATATAAAAGTGATTTTGTAGGCATCGACCTTACTAAAATAATCAAGGATTCAACCTCACGGGATAATCTGCTGGTCGAAGATGGAGACATTATAATCATTCCTCGTCAGTACGAGATTGTAAGCATATCAGGATCTGTACTAAGGCCGATAAATGTCATTTATAAAAGAGGTAAATCAATGAATCAATACATAAATGAATCCGGGGGCTTTACTGAGAATGCGAATAGGCATGGTGCTTATATCGTGTATCCGAATGGCTCTGTCAGAGCCACTAAAAAATTTTTGTTCTTTTACAATTATCCATCCGTTAAGCCAGGTTCTGAAATATTCGTTCCTAAAAGGGCATTGAAGGTTCCCCTTGGAATTCAAGGTCTTATAGGGATATCTACTGCCCTCGCATCTCTTGCGGTAATAATTATCACGTTATTCAGGAAATGA
- a CDS encoding Rossmann-fold NAD(P)-binding domain-containing protein, whose product MTHGKGNKGNLNFLFAIIKNGIPYPLGAFNNKRSFLSVSNLCELIHRKDIFTGIYVADDDPLATTEVVKIISSALKRRARIWLLTQNITVSFAEIGKLFHRPLATKCLKKIITDFVVSNEKIKAVLHKDFPITSRQEIFETIESFIEYPQIKKADG is encoded by the coding sequence ATGACACACGGGAAAGGCAATAAAGGAAATTTAAATTTCTTATTTGCGATAATTAAAAATGGTATCCCATATCCTTTGGGAGCGTTTAATAACAAACGGTCGTTTTTAAGTGTTTCAAACCTCTGTGAATTGATTCACCGGAAAGATATTTTTACAGGCATTTACGTTGCAGATGACGACCCTCTCGCAACCACAGAGGTTGTGAAAATCATTTCATCCGCTTTAAAAAGGCGCGCACGTATCTGGTTATTAACTCAAAATATCACAGTCTCTTTTGCAGAAATCGGAAAGCTTTTTCATCGGCCTTTAGCCACAAAATGCCTAAAGAAGATAATAACCGACTTTGTTGTTTCCAACGAAAAAATAAAGGCGGTATTACACAAAGATTTTCCTATAACATCCCGGCAAGAAATTTTCGAGACTATCGAAAGCTTTATCGAGTATCCCCAAATTAAAAAAGCAGATGGCTAA
- a CDS encoding single-stranded DNA-binding protein, whose translation MAKLTKHSSVNRVILAGKIVNAPSIIKEHSNKFYHFLLQTTENINSGKGPILHNELHVVNYSLENPLLKHMDLRPGLLLYIQGSLRTNTIIDVDDTRHYRTIILATNIEIITI comes from the coding sequence ATGGCTAAATTAACGAAACATTCCAGCGTCAACCGCGTCATTCTGGCCGGAAAGATCGTTAATGCGCCATCGATTATTAAAGAGCATAGTAATAAGTTCTATCACTTCTTGTTGCAGACAACTGAAAATATTAATAGCGGAAAAGGCCCAATACTACATAATGAGTTACACGTTGTCAATTATAGCCTGGAGAACCCGCTTCTCAAACATATGGATTTAAGACCGGGGTTACTTTTATATATACAAGGAAGTTTACGGACTAATACGATAATAGATGTTGATGATACGCGACATTACAGAACAATTATTCTTGCAACAAATATTGAGATTATTACTATTTAA
- a CDS encoding glycosyltransferase family 2 protein, with protein MQPLISVILPVHNGEKYLKEAVNSILNQTLVDFELIIINDGSTDNTYNILRSFNDGRVKIINNAEKLRVVRCLNLGIQMAKGKYIARMDADDISVLTRFEKQVEYFDAHPAIDICGSYVDVFGNKEFVLRTYEDHDDIKAALLFLNVVTHPSVMFKSASFKSRSLLYDEAFVNAEDYGLWIDAMDTMKFATVPMVLLNYRLHDENISIKKLTNWDVLKEMNFKAYRKIFKRMGLNPTQNELNMHINAGFKITENLPEFEFRDYVIWLQKIVLNNNTSQYFDNDSLRNQIIHKMIYLARNMEIGTADLFFLFKVMFNIFGTANILKFFRYRSVYLKILNN; from the coding sequence ATGCAGCCATTGATAAGTGTGATACTACCCGTTCACAACGGCGAAAAATATTTGAAGGAAGCTGTTAACAGTATTCTCAATCAGACATTGGTAGATTTTGAATTAATCATTATAAATGACGGCTCTACAGATAATACATATAATATCTTACGAAGTTTTAACGACGGCCGGGTCAAGATAATTAATAATGCCGAAAAACTGCGGGTTGTACGTTGCCTTAACTTGGGAATTCAAATGGCTAAGGGTAAATACATAGCTCGTATGGATGCCGACGATATTTCTGTTCTTACGCGGTTTGAAAAGCAGGTTGAATATTTCGATGCTCACCCTGCTATAGATATATGCGGATCTTATGTAGACGTATTTGGAAATAAGGAATTTGTTTTAAGGACTTACGAAGATCATGACGACATAAAAGCAGCCTTATTGTTTCTGAACGTAGTGACACATCCATCAGTAATGTTTAAAAGCGCATCCTTTAAAAGCAGGTCTTTACTTTATGACGAGGCATTTGTAAATGCAGAAGACTATGGTTTATGGATAGACGCCATGGACACTATGAAGTTTGCAACCGTACCTATGGTATTATTGAACTACAGGCTTCATGATGAAAATATTTCTATAAAAAAACTGACTAACTGGGACGTCCTTAAAGAGATGAACTTTAAAGCCTATAGAAAAATATTTAAAAGAATGGGGTTAAACCCAACGCAAAATGAGCTTAATATGCACATAAATGCGGGCTTTAAAATTACAGAAAATTTGCCCGAATTTGAATTCAGGGATTATGTGATATGGTTACAGAAGATAGTGCTTAACAATAATACCAGTCAATATTTTGATAACGACTCACTACGTAATCAAATAATTCATAAAATGATTTACCTGGCAAGAAATATGGAAATTGGTACAGCTGATCTATTTTTTCTATTCAAAGTAATGTTTAATATTTTTGGAACGGCGAATATTTTAAAATTTTTCAGGTATCGCTCCGTATATCTAAAGATACTCAATAATTAA